A region from the Aegilops tauschii subsp. strangulata cultivar AL8/78 chromosome 5, Aet v6.0, whole genome shotgun sequence genome encodes:
- the LOC109733663 gene encoding uncharacterized protein → MGEQVATKEEANKEESPAPAAAPEAAPAPAPAEEKKDEAAADQDPKKEEPPAADPPSPPPPVPVILGVEVHCTGCAKRIRRSLLRCKGVEAVHVDMSANQVTIKGAVDPQALCDRLRAKTKRDATLISPLPPPPPAEGEEPPPPPPPAPPLVSEARTVELLVNMHCEACAQQLQTKMMRMKGVVSAQTDLAAGRLTLSATVEDEKIVEYIHRRTGKIASVVPPPPPEPPKEEEPPAPAADAEPPKDEAPADGKKEEAGDNKAAEDGKGAAEAGEEKKEGAGEEDQKPGKQEGVAVDGFPPEEMMKRMVYWPYGGAPGGGIHYKLHPADAEDAMMARRMAMHAMPPPMPPPPHHHHHNPYAMMHQQWAPPPPPPPPGMPMYNSYNYGSSYMMERPPRMFSDENPNSCVIS, encoded by the exons ATGGGCGAGCAAGTAGCCACCAAG GAGGAGGCCAACAAGGAAGAATCACCTGCACCCGCCGCCGCACCTGAAGCTGCACCGGCACCGGCAccggcagaggagaagaaggacgAGGCAGCAGCCGACCAAGACCCAAAGAAGGAGGAACCACCAGCAGCCGACCCACCGTCCCCTCCGCCGCCGGTGCCGGTGATCCTGGGCGTCGAGGTGCACTGCACGGGCTGCGCCAAGCGGATCAGGCGCTCCCTCCTCCGCTGCAAGGGCGTCGAGGCCGTCCACGTCGACATGTCCGCCAACCAGGTCACCATCAAGGGCGCCGTCGACCCGCAGGCCCTCTGCGACCGCCTCCGCGCCAAGACCAAGCGCGACGCCACCCTCATCTCCCCTCTGCCACCTCCTCCGCCGGCCGAGGGCGAGGAGCctccgccgccccctcctccggcACCGCCGCTCGTCAGCGAGGCCCGCACAGTGGAGCTGCTCGTCAACATGCACTGCGAGGCCTGCGCGCAGCAGCTGCAGACCAAGATGATGAGGATGAAGGGGGTGGTCAGCGCTCAGACGGACCTCGCCGCCGGGAGGCTCACGCTCAGTGCCACCGTGGAGGACGAGAAGATTGTGGAGTACATCCACCGACGGACTGGGAAGATCGCCTCCGtcgtgccgccgccgcctccggaGCCGCCCAAGGAGGAGGAACCACCAGCTCCTGCTGCTGATGCTGAGCCACCAAAGGATGAAGCACCAGCCGACGGCAAGAAAGAAGAGGCCGGCGACAACAAGGCGGCTGAAGACGGCAAAGGAGCTGCAGAGGCCggggaggagaagaaggaaggtgCCGGCGAGGAGGACCAGAAGCCGGGGAAGCAAGAAGGTGTGGCGGTGGACGGCTTCCCGCCGGAGGAGATGATGAAGCGGATGGTCTACTGGCCCTACGGCGGCGCACCCGGCGGCGGCATCCACTACAAGCTGCATCCGGCCGACGCCGAGGACGCCATGATGGCCAGGAGGATGGCCATGCACGCCATGCCGCCAcctatgccgccgccgccgcaccaccaccaccacaaccCCTACGCCATGATGCACCAGCAGTGggcgcctccaccgccgccgccacctccgggGATGCCGATGTACAACAGCTACAACTACGGCAGCAGCTACATGATGGAGCGGCCGCCGCGGATGTTCAGCGACGAGAACCCCAACTCCTGCGTCATCTCCTAG